From Paenibacillus graminis, a single genomic window includes:
- a CDS encoding ATP-binding protein — translation MADHEQEVRKLRETIERLSHQVIQGQQREEQTLAEFSAMNNELITMHRLLAKNSAGLKEMKEEAEEANRAKSLFLATISHEIRTPMNGILGMTELLEAEGATDGQRAHLEVIRESAQYLLQMINNLLDISKIEASRMVLEKTPLNLRGLLEHVVRLLSTAAVKRGNILKWQVADRVDHTLSGDSSKILQVLINLVGNGLKFTQNGEVEVTVRLLREDAAQQYLCFEVRDEGIGIPLKDQATLFRPYSQISSESAMAVEGTGLGLSICKSMVELMGGTIMVDSAPGRGSTFRFEVALDKTLSLKEPAPAGEAVLPEARFSTQPVLVAEDNGLNSTLLLLQLKKLGITNVQMVGSGKEAVEAWQQGEYGLILMDSRLPGMNGGEAVRRIRQLESSGARPRIPIIGVTGDGSEESRAQFFEAGLDDWAVKPLNLERLRQLLDRWFSPGPYIPVLDADTISGIREMDGEEAPQLLQALVEMFKDDTPLRLTSLEAAFAARDLPEMAAVAHGLKSGSLSIGAKHFAHLCAAVECHAREGEYEPAARVLPKLAPAYAEACRELESLL, via the coding sequence ATGGCCGACCACGAGCAGGAAGTCCGGAAACTGAGGGAAACCATTGAGCGGCTCTCGCATCAAGTAATTCAGGGACAGCAGAGAGAAGAACAGACCCTCGCAGAATTCTCCGCGATGAACAATGAATTAATTACGATGCACCGGCTGCTTGCGAAGAACAGTGCCGGCCTTAAGGAGATGAAGGAGGAGGCGGAGGAGGCCAACCGGGCGAAAAGCCTGTTTCTGGCTACAATCAGCCATGAAATCCGCACGCCGATGAACGGCATTCTGGGAATGACCGAACTTCTGGAGGCTGAAGGTGCGACGGACGGGCAGCGGGCTCATCTGGAAGTTATCCGGGAATCCGCACAATACCTGCTGCAGATGATCAACAACCTGCTGGATATCTCGAAGATTGAAGCCAGTAGAATGGTACTGGAGAAGACACCGCTTAACCTGCGTGGTCTGCTTGAGCATGTGGTCCGGCTGCTCTCTACGGCTGCCGTGAAGCGCGGGAATATTCTGAAATGGCAGGTTGCGGACAGAGTAGACCATACTCTAAGCGGTGATTCGTCGAAAATTCTTCAGGTCCTCATCAATCTGGTGGGAAATGGACTAAAGTTCACACAGAACGGTGAAGTGGAAGTGACTGTAAGGCTGCTTCGGGAGGATGCGGCCCAGCAGTACCTATGCTTCGAAGTCAGGGATGAGGGTATCGGCATTCCACTGAAGGATCAGGCAACGCTGTTCCGGCCCTATTCACAGATCAGCAGCGAGTCGGCAATGGCAGTGGAGGGCACGGGGCTTGGCCTGTCGATCTGCAAGTCCATGGTGGAGCTGATGGGCGGGACGATTATGGTGGACAGCGCCCCTGGCCGGGGCTCAACCTTCCGGTTTGAGGTTGCGCTGGATAAGACGCTGAGCCTGAAGGAACCGGCTCCCGCGGGTGAAGCGGTATTGCCGGAGGCCCGCTTCAGCACGCAGCCGGTGCTGGTTGCAGAAGACAACGGACTCAACAGCACCCTCTTGCTGCTGCAGCTGAAGAAGCTGGGCATTACAAATGTGCAGATGGTCGGCAGCGGCAAGGAAGCTGTCGAAGCCTGGCAGCAGGGAGAGTACGGGCTTATTCTGATGGACAGCAGGCTTCCCGGTATGAACGGAGGGGAAGCGGTCCGCAGAATCCGGCAACTGGAGTCTTCCGGGGCAAGGCCGAGAATTCCCATCATCGGGGTGACCGGGGATGGATCGGAGGAGAGCCGGGCACAGTTTTTCGAGGCTGGTCTGGACGACTGGGCGGTTAAGCCTTTGAACCTGGAGCGGCTGAGGCAGCTTCTGGACAGATGGTTCAGCCCCGGGCCTTATATCCCGGTGCTGGATGCGGATACCATTTCCGGTATCCGGGAAATGGACGGGGAAGAGGCGCCGCAGCTGCTCCAGGCGCTGGTGGAGATGTTCAAGGATGATACGCCGCTCCGGCTGACATCCCTGGAGGCAGCCTTTGCTGCAAGGGACCTGCCTGAGATGGCGGCCGTGGCCCACGGCCTGAAATCAGGCAGCCTGAGCATAGGAGCAAAGCACTTTGCCCATTTGTGCGCAGCGGTTGAATGCCATGCCAGAGAGGGTGAGTATGAACCGGCTGCACGGGTGCTGCCGAAGCTTGCCCCTGCGTATGCGGAAGCGTGCCGGGAACTGGAGAGCCTGCTGTAG
- a CDS encoding pyridoxamine 5'-phosphate oxidase family protein, translating into MDNRELEQTIIKTLDDNKFGSFGTIEAGNKPKVRYMAVFHDGLQIYLATNRKTHKVEELKDNPNAFLLLGYEQGGGKDVLEIEATVAVTKNEGLRSKVWNKELEKWFKGPEDPDYVILELQPTRIEYMGKDQQHGVWEGSAAVSG; encoded by the coding sequence ATGGATAACAGAGAGCTGGAACAGACGATCATCAAGACGCTGGATGACAACAAGTTCGGGTCCTTCGGCACGATAGAAGCCGGCAACAAACCTAAGGTGCGTTATATGGCGGTATTTCATGACGGACTTCAGATTTATTTGGCTACCAACCGCAAAACGCATAAGGTAGAGGAGCTGAAGGATAATCCGAATGCTTTTCTGCTGCTTGGATATGAACAGGGCGGCGGCAAGGATGTACTGGAGATTGAAGCGACAGTTGCCGTGACCAAGAATGAAGGCCTCCGTTCCAAAGTATGGAACAAAGAACTGGAGAAGTGGTTCAAGGGTCCGGAAGATCCTGATTACGTGATCCTTGAGCTGCAGCCGACACGGATAGAATATATGGGCAAGGACCAGCAGCATGGGGTCTGGGAAGGTTCGGCGGCGGTCTCCGGCTAA
- a CDS encoding response regulator transcription factor, translated as MSVTLLYVEDDREIGSAVSADLREREYAVRWLESGEGAVEAAAGCQLVILDVMLPGLDGFTVGQRLKRAYPNLPVLMLSARASIDDKLQGLEFADDYLTKPFHPDELAARIEVLLRRTGAVLSIPLKLKHLMVYEGDNRIIEAASGKEILLTGKQFQIFSYLLRHLGQILTKEQIYEAVWGESYIEGDKTLMVHIRYLREKLELDPAAPEIIETVRGIGYRVRA; from the coding sequence ATGAGTGTTACCTTGCTGTATGTTGAAGATGACCGGGAGATCGGAAGCGCCGTCTCCGCCGATCTGCGGGAACGAGAATATGCTGTCCGCTGGCTGGAGAGCGGGGAGGGTGCTGTAGAGGCTGCGGCGGGCTGCCAGCTGGTCATTCTGGACGTCATGCTGCCCGGGCTGGACGGCTTCACTGTAGGCCAGCGGCTGAAGCGGGCGTATCCGAACCTGCCGGTCCTGATGCTGTCCGCGCGGGCTTCCATCGATGACAAGCTTCAGGGCCTGGAGTTCGCCGATGATTATTTGACCAAGCCTTTTCATCCGGATGAGCTGGCGGCGCGGATCGAAGTACTGTTAAGACGGACAGGAGCTGTCCTGTCCATCCCGTTGAAGCTGAAGCATCTGATGGTGTACGAAGGGGACAACCGGATCATAGAGGCAGCCAGCGGCAAAGAAATTTTGCTTACCGGCAAGCAGTTTCAGATTTTCTCCTATTTGCTGCGCCATCTCGGCCAAATACTGACGAAGGAGCAGATCTATGAGGCGGTCTGGGGAGAAAGCTACATAGAAGGCGATAAGACACTGATGGTGCATATCCGGTATCTGCGTGAGAAGCTTGAGCTTGATCCGGCTGCTCCGGAGATTATCGAGACAGTCCGGGGAATCGGCTACCGGGTGAGAGCATGA
- a CDS encoding sensor histidine kinase, whose amino-acid sequence MRQPGFFRKLHASLLSRYLLIIMTAMLFIPAVLVIIPLTLNTAQEDLPKEYRKYQNIAEMEEKWHKEAAGLLGSSPERINNRLRALSSTYSLAAMFWVDGEGRTRLSLESADPQLWQQNERRSIPPVWTAAEAISFMKKSMVYNPKPLSIVAFVGDRAEAGEGFMVMQIPGALRERHSFDGMSLRFTLVMFVLFTGFMVVSLLFFIQIRKRLLRLETAMAFTGEDGVPQLIDPGKPDEIGRLETAFNTMVTELAASRTREAEEEGLRKRLVSDLSHDLRTPLTVIRSHLHILGKEQLTVRGHESLKLMDERIESLGVLIENLLSYNLLSSGRMTLKPERKDVLRLLRESAAAWYPLWEKEGFQIEIELEGEPLYWNVDESWFRRILDNLFQNIVRHARSGLFVGVAVEDREGERVIVIRDHGHGLGSSSGSKGAGLGLSIVDLLLKRMELEWKVDSTKQGTTIVILSLPHGNLNKT is encoded by the coding sequence ATGAGACAACCGGGTTTTTTTCGTAAGCTGCATGCTTCACTCCTCTCACGTTACCTGCTGATTATTATGACAGCGATGCTGTTCATTCCCGCTGTGCTGGTGATCATTCCACTGACTCTGAACACGGCGCAGGAAGATTTGCCTAAGGAATACAGGAAATATCAAAACATTGCAGAAATGGAAGAAAAGTGGCATAAGGAAGCGGCAGGCCTGCTTGGCAGCTCCCCGGAGAGAATCAATAATCGGCTAAGGGCGTTAAGCTCCACCTACAGCCTGGCTGCGATGTTCTGGGTGGATGGGGAGGGGCGGACCCGGCTGTCGCTGGAGTCCGCTGATCCGCAGCTTTGGCAGCAGAATGAACGGCGCTCTATCCCCCCGGTATGGACCGCTGCAGAGGCGATTTCCTTTATGAAAAAAAGCATGGTGTATAATCCAAAGCCATTAAGTATTGTCGCTTTTGTGGGGGACCGTGCTGAAGCCGGGGAAGGTTTTATGGTCATGCAAATTCCCGGCGCCCTCAGAGAGCGGCATTCTTTCGACGGGATGAGTTTAAGATTTACGCTGGTGATGTTTGTGCTTTTTACAGGCTTCATGGTTGTTTCGCTGCTGTTCTTTATCCAAATCCGCAAAAGGCTGCTGCGGCTGGAGACGGCCATGGCCTTCACCGGAGAAGACGGTGTGCCGCAATTGATTGATCCGGGCAAGCCCGATGAGATTGGCCGTCTGGAGACGGCCTTTAATACCATGGTAACCGAGCTTGCCGCCAGCCGTACGCGTGAAGCGGAGGAAGAGGGGCTGCGCAAGCGCCTTGTCTCCGATTTGTCGCATGATCTGCGGACCCCGCTCACTGTGATCCGCAGCCATCTGCATATTCTCGGCAAGGAACAGCTGACCGTGCGGGGGCATGAATCCCTGAAACTGATGGATGAACGGATTGAAAGCCTCGGTGTCCTGATCGAAAATCTGCTGTCCTACAATCTGCTCAGCAGCGGACGGATGACTCTGAAGCCGGAGCGCAAAGATGTTCTGCGGCTGCTCAGGGAAAGTGCTGCAGCGTGGTATCCGCTGTGGGAGAAGGAAGGGTTCCAGATTGAGATTGAACTGGAGGGGGAGCCGCTGTATTGGAATGTGGATGAGAGCTGGTTCCGCCGCATTCTGGATAATCTGTTCCAGAATATAGTCCGGCACGCGCGGAGCGGACTCTTCGTGGGGGTGGCTGTGGAGGACAGGGAAGGCGAACGTGTCATCGTCATCCGCGACCACGGCCATGGCCTGGGCAGCAGCTCCGGGTCGAAAGGTGCAGGCCTGGGCTTATCGATTGTCGATCTGCTGCTGAAGCGGATGGAGCTGGAATGGAAGGTGGACAGCACCAAGCAAGGCACCACTATAGTAATCCTAAGTTTGCCGCACGGAAATTTAAACAAAACTTAA